A window of Megachile rotundata isolate GNS110a chromosome 11, iyMegRotu1, whole genome shotgun sequence genomic DNA:
ctatcgctatatttaaaaaattgcaaagtccattctcacaaaaacacactccacggttctcacacataccacccgggtgcaaaaaagcctaatcctagggagtacgtcccgggacgtctccgacacccgagttcaatactacattcacactctaagttcatacctttttgctgaaatcgaccGACAATTGACAgtgaacatacatatttcattttcgtactctttcaaatattcaatgtaatatgtacatgtgaTAATTTAAAGTGCTAATAGAATTTTCTAACTTATTTACtttatgtaattttcaaatgactctacttgcattttgtatgcattttcaaatgacttgacttgcattttgtatgcattttcaaatagaattttgcaaaatttaaaaaatgaatctatagtttaatcgacacaaggtccacgacctaaccacacacacacgtgtaacttgtgtcgataattcactgtcaatttgtcgatcgccaaacatcttaaaactaaaccgtgtccacctgccctaacccatgcgagtagcatctaagcacgcgcatgagtatagagcataaaaatgaacacggccacatgtattttgacctaccagttttcttcatgtgtgctgaaaatcctgagctaaaaacatgattagtaacatgctaataaagtgtcttccagcaaaaattgactctaactttaaaaaattttcaaaatggaaaatggaagatcactttgcaaaaatctaagtatacgattgtttcatttttaacagatttgtgatatcaaagtaaatttctaaatgactcaaacattcgtaaataactttgatatcgaaatctgtttctcgcgatactttcttgcacatatgtatttaaaaaattttcacgcgtacgtaaaaattgaaaatgactcgataactttatgaaagtgactcgataagtactgtgaaatcggagggtcatccgacttctatgtactaattttaattttaaattgaaaagaagttaaaacgcgatgtacaagaaaaccctaacctgagctaataaatgaaataaacagtgtgtacaaattttgcacgatcgtacagtcgtggtcactatgctcgctcaaaaatataaaatacaaccagttcccgtgtcgcttcggaccattcgtcctacgacatgatgggaaccggaggaaccgtaaagcatgcgactcaccgttCGCTGACTTGCATCACTGCCATCATTTTAGCGTAGTTGGCTGcgtttggactgctttggattGCTTTGGATTGCTTTGGACTGCTTTTTGGATTTGGTAGTTTGTCCATTGGATTGGGTGGCCTTctgtaatcatagcaggacaacaatttagtaactgtatatcaatttgcatttcgagtAACGTACACATTTTTTGAACGCAAACAGTAAACAAGTTTTTGTGACTTTGAGCATGCATGCAGTACATTACAAACACcggtaataaatttgcaaacgtgtaTCAAAACTTATAGTCATACAGgaaacttgataaaatatttgaaaaagtatGTCAAATAGCttggataattattgtattgcatgtgttaaaacgtttgcaaatttataccgaaaCACATAGATAACTACATGCAACAACACACTAAAACACTTGTACAAGTATGCaagacacttaaataatcactacATAAAATACACTGAAGCTTCAGTAACAGtttgttaaaatgtttaaataaccattctacataatacactaaagcaccagtaacagtttgttaaaatatttaaataaccattccataatacacactaaaacaccagtagcaatttgttaaaacatttaaataatcactccataaaatatattaaaacaccagtaacaatatgtcaaaacaattaaataatcattgcataaagtacactaaagcaccagtaacactatgccaaaacacttaaataatcactccacaaaaaacattaaaacagtaaaaaattaataaaacattcatataaccgcaccataaaacacagtaataaatccgtatacacatgcacaatcacttaaggaaacacactagtaaagtcactgatacttgtagaaccaccccataaattttattaatacaccccccataattaataaaaaataattattaaagcacattaaacactagtaataacacactaggtacactaatatatccgtatatgcatgcaggtaacacactggttaagtcactgacacttgtagaattacaccataaaatttgttaatacacccgcatatttattaaaaaatatttattaaaacacactaaacacttattaaagcacagtaggtaaCACAGagacaagcacaatatcggtaaagtaaATTCTTgtctcgtaccggtaagtgttgacagggccgatccgacctcctcgacttccaaaacaaaactgagCAGCAGTGACCTCTTCGAGTGTAAGTgcgattggtagtttacagtagccaattagacatcgTATAATCTACCAATAGATCAAATTCGATCTCTTCGAGTGTAATAGTGATTGGTAATGCACACTAACCAATTAGACATCATGTAATCGACCAATAGCGTGCAACCATTCTGATTGGatgttgtataattattctaacgttaattcttttataattttatatttttcgattgtttattaacaaatttattgctgcaattatttaaatttattattttttttaacttactcTTGCATATTGCGGgacattaaatttttttttaatgttgcaaaatgattattaattaatctattgcgatatattttattgtaattaataattttttagttatttatttatgaaattgttgttgtaactattcaaattcatcgttttttattaacttactctagcggatatgttgcaaaatgattgttaattaatatattacgatatattttattgcaactcattattatataaattaattattgtaattaattatttccatAACTTTCTCGCGCAAATATCTTGTAAATTATCTacgaattattgtatttaaatttatttttatgtaattctttGTAATTACTTATAATTGAAGGGACTCGGTATAGTGTGCGAACTGTTTTGAACACAtaatagtttcatatttttcgaaaagtttcattcttgtgttattaaaaattcaaatttatgcgCGGTTTTTTGAATAGTGACGTCATCAACGAAAATGGAACAAgcggcgccatctctccggcgaacagggtgaactacacacttttgcaGCTGGAGTTTAATTAGTTTCATCTTCTACCGCTAGGCGGCGGTATATAAGACATAAACCCTTAGGATAATTAGGACTAGACTAGGaatagttaaaaatttataatagctTGGTAAAGTGAAAACAATTCAAAGTTAATTAGTCTTGCATTCCAAAGTAATTCGGTTCATATTATAATCAATTAAGCTAATAAAATCAACtatattgaattaaataaaaaaatgatacacGTTTCGCCATCTGATGGTCGAATAATGAAACTAATGAAagtacagtttcaaaagtgtgtagttcaccctgttcgccggcgagatggcgccactacttccattttcgaaaaaattcaattaacactgattttattggcttaatttacaaaaaactaaagcaaatattatttttcgagACAATCTTAtgcatattattatttattaaaacgaaAAAGTTAATTTCATTGAACCAATTTGAAAAAGGTGGTGCCGCCATCTTGTAATGAACAGTAAAACTATCAAAATGGCGTTTCACTTTAAATGACTTTTTCTCATAATACGTAAAATATCCTACGCTTTCAACAGAAccgagaaaatatttttacagtatTCTGAATGcatcagaaaataaaataaagaataattccattatttgttttttttatttaatcactaattataatatattacatgttGTTACAAGTGTACGCCTTGTACTGTCAAGGTTACACTTATCtccaaactttgaaacttgttCGAAAATgctaatgtaatatttaaatatttggtacATTGAAAATAGCATACAGACAAAAATCAAAGTGtgaacaatttctaaatttaaatgctaatttttcagtttaaaGAATTCTTTTTATAAACGATGCTGTATAATTAATCACTGTCATCTATAATTCCAACTTATAACTTCTGTCACCTCATGACACATGTGCGTCagtatttctaaaaatatactGCGAAAATCTTATTCCGACAAGAGTTATTTAAATTACGCGCCACATTTTGCAATGGATACCTGTATCAAAATATGATTTCTGTTCACCAAGAGATGATACCCAAGTTGCGCATTATGGCTAACTTCAGTGGTCTCCCTACCAGTTAATGTTGCGAAACTGTCATAGGTTTTCCACATCGTTGACCATATACATGGTGGCGAAAAAAGAAGGAGATTTTAACAGGTATAAAGAAACGACGTAATGACGTACTCTAAACATAATCAAACTGACTCAGGAATCACATTCGACCATCATCAGACTcccattttgaaattattaaatttccatataacAAAAACTCTAATTCACTCAATTTAATAACCTATTTCTAAATTACGTAGTCTAACAATGAAAAATCACTAGATATACACGTATGGCATCACAAAAGTCACAAATGCGCACGCGCAATGCACTCGCTTATGAAGCATACGGATCCAATCGGGATTAACATGCGCAGACCGCGCAGAAATTCGTCATATGATGAGTATGCTCTTCCGGGGAACAAATAATGACTGAAAGGTGGTGTTCGTAACCAATTTAGCCAACTATTTCCGGAATAATAAATCTCCTTGAGGTGACGTTTGCTGTTATTGTCTGCAAGGTGTGTTCATGCGAATCATAATATCGTCAGACGCAGTACAGTGACATGTATATAGTTCcaatcaaattttccaaacaatAGGATATCAGTTTGAATATTTCCACATCAAGTGTCTTCCCAAACAAAATGGGCCTAACAATCAGTAGCCTGCTTACTCGGCTTTTTGGTAAAAAGCAAATGAGGATATTGATGGTGGGTCTGGATGCTGCTGGCAAAACtacaatattatacaaattgaaGCTTGGTGAAATTGTCACAACAATACCTACCATTGGATTCAACGTTGAAACTGTTGAGTACAGGAATATATGTTTCACGGTGTGGGATGTTGGTGGCCAGGATAAAATCAGACCACTATGGAGACATTACTTTCAAAATACGCAAGGCCTCATTTACGTTGTTGACAGTAATGATCGTGAACGTATCGCAGAGGCTGAACGTGAATTAGCAAACATGTTGAAAGAAGATGAACTGCGAGATGCGGTTCTCTTAGTTTTCGCTAACAAACAGGACCTACCAAATGCCATGTCTGCGGCAGAACTTACAGATAAATTAGGACTTAATTCTTTGCGAGGACGTCATTGGTATATTCAGAGTACCTGTGCTACTCAAGGACATGGCTTGTACGAGGGACTTGATTGGTTGAGTAATGAACTTGCTAAAAAGTGATAAAGCATTGTCGTTATTCATAATCTTCATGAACAGTTTAATCATTGAGCATGGACGTAGAAGACAGGTTGCAGTTTCCGTTTTGTCAGATTACGCACTATGTGTACATGTTTAATACCACTGTGATTGTAATTTCTAAGATAAAAATCATGCTTGAAATAATAGAGTATAACTTGACCGACATAACTTACATGATGCTTATATTGGTTTCatttttaaagtgaaattttcaaaaaagaaaaaaatataaattagatgAGTGTGTATGTTTACCAGTTCTGTATTATTTGTACGTGATTTATAATTCCATTTGAGAAAGTTGTAAGTTCAATTGGAAGTGTATCTTGGATTTAAAATAAACATGGAATATTtctacattaattttaatatataagttgtttttattttgcaataaaactattatacaaaagaaaaaaaatataagcaAATTTTACACTTCTATGCACTTTACTCTGCGTCTGTGCagcaaattgaaaatgaaatatatattgcgtaatttaccatttttattatcctgttttttgaataaataataaattatagaactaatgataataataaattatgaaaatttttaaaacttaccTGTTTTcccttatttataattttgtcgtTTTTTTTTAGAAGTAGACAAATAAATTTCTGTTATTGCACTTgagtttttgtaataaaattttgaaaatgtatttttataacaaGGAGATGCAGAAACAATTATGTTTTATAATCTTATTGGGTAACtcaaagtaataattttattatagtacAAAACAGTACATTATCAATACATGCACTGTATAGTGTATAATGTatcaaataatttgttaatatgCAGTGTTATTTTTATGCACCATAAAATTCTATTCCATGTCTACTCCATAAAagacaattaataaattacagaaatgtTGTCTActtatgagtaatatgtatatacagTACTTTTAACATATGACAGAATAGAGCAttgattttaaaacattttaatatgaaTATCTTATTTATAATGTGTCaagtgttaaattttttaaattaatttacacaaaatttgttattatacaATGAATTATTGACTTCGTTCGCTATATgcatttcacaaaattattagTACAACCATttgataacaaattttttttattttaggcaGCAATCACACGGGTCATTGAACAAATACCAAGTACAACATGGTAATTTGTTCAAACTAAATTTTAATACTAGTAACTGACCATTGGAATATGTACCATGTCTTCTGTcagtaattgttaaattaattgattattttaCACTGATTTACGCCAAccacaaaaatatttgttcagcATATTTCCTTTATTGGTAGCTTACAGTCTGggcagaatttgtaaattaattaaagGAAGAGATCTATTACTCATTTACGTACCCAAGAATTTTTTTGGTGCGGGACATTTTTGCCCAATGCTGGAAAATGATTTTCTAATGTATGACTAGTCATATGTGTTCGAAAATCGGAACCATTTTTCAAAACTTGACCGCAAGTtgcacaaatttctaaacccttaaTCTTATTGCCACTCTCCTTTTTGTGAACTTTAAATAGTTCTTGTTGTTTTTCAATGTCAGGTAACAGAACCAAAAGTTCTGGAAATACGTTCTCGAAAGCACTGAGACCCATAGCTTCGCGACAACGTGTGTAATAATCTTGAGCGTTACACGTTCCTTGACGAAACAATCCGCTTATGTACCGAAACTCCTCGATTTGATCGTGTTGCATTAAAACTTCGTTAACTTTAGCTACAAGACACCTGTTTCGTTTCTGAAATTCTGGAGGAGGTACATAATTATACGCACTGTTGTCCTTGCTATTATCTGGCAAGATAGAATAACTTTCTCCAGAACTGTTTGTAAAAGTCAATCCATTACTGCTGTTCAATTTATCCATGCtattgtattttatacaaaaaccAGGAGGTGGTGGAGTTGTTGTACCAAAGCCAGGTGGTGGATTTGTAAATCCAGGTGGTTTAGAACTACTACCGCTTAAAGCTGGAAATTCTTCTAAATGGCGAACATTTCTGTTAGTAGAGTTTAAACTATCTATTTTTAATTCAGTACGTTTCCTCTGTACTCCATTGGAAGTATTATTATCAGTATCCGTATTTACAACTGCTTCATTATCCATATTTTTATGCTTTTTCTTATCCTTCTTATTAGTTTGTTCTATCTCCTTCGAAGATTGTACACTTATATTTTTTGATGTATTTACACTGTTGCTCACGTTATCTGTGCTTTGCATTGATTGTGAAC
This region includes:
- the Arf102F gene encoding ADP-ribosylation factor 2 is translated as MGLTISSLLTRLFGKKQMRILMVGLDAAGKTTILYKLKLGEIVTTIPTIGFNVETVEYRNICFTVWDVGGQDKIRPLWRHYFQNTQGLIYVVDSNDRERIAEAERELANMLKEDELRDAVLLVFANKQDLPNAMSAAELTDKLGLNSLRGRHWYIQSTCATQGHGLYEGLDWLSNELAKK